One Pseudomonas sp. B21_DOA genomic window, GCAAGGGTGGAAAGGGAAGACAGTTTTTTACTGGGTGCGGCGCGAAAGATCAATGATGCATCGAATTTGCGCTGGTGCGCTGTCGGCCGTCATCCGTCATCCGCCAGCCGTCAGCCGACAGCCGACAGCCGACAGCCGACAGCCGACAGCGCTAGCCTATTCCATGGACTTTTTACAGATCAGTGTGGTTGTTTCACGCCCTTAATCGGCGGGCCGTTGCGCAGCTCCATGGCCGCGGTCAGGTAGCTGTTGCGCCAGGTCGCCGACTCCGCCTGATAGCCCATTTGCTCGAATGCGCAGGCCAGCAACTCCTTGGCGGCCGTGTCGTCGGGTTTGGCGAGCACGGCCTGATCCAGCAGCTCGGCGACCCAGCGGTATTCGCCCTTGTCGTAGGCCACGCGGGCGGCTTCAAGCACTTTGGCGTTACCTCCCATCTATTCGACGTAGCGCTTTGCCGATTCCTTGGGCACTAGAGGATTCAAGTGGGCGGGGTTGCCATCGTAGGCGCCCAGGTACTGAGGTATGGGCATCAACCGGAAGATGGGCTACAGACCCTATCTCGTACCCACGGTGGTTTGTTCTCACAGGGGCGACTAGCTTCCTGGGTGGGGGAATATTTCTTTGGATCAAGCAATACCAGCGTCTCAGGGTGCTGAGCGAGAGCAATGGGAGTTGATCGACGGTATGACTGAAGCGTTCAGTAAGGCTACTAAAGACCTTGATCAGCTGTGACGCTTCGTTAGCCATCTGCTCACAATAAACTCCAATGTAGATCCGCTACGGAATGGCCAGCGACGGCAATCGCCTAGTGTCCGCTTTGGCCGTAAGCAGCCGTTCAAGGCTGCTCGTTTCTCCGGCGGTAGATACCCCTCTCGTGATCGCTACTTGGCTCTCACCGTCCACAGCTGATCTAACTTCGTCGTGTAACTCTGACTCATCAGTTCGCGACGCATCGTCCAACCAGGCGCTGCAGGCACGCTGGCTAAACGCAGCACTCCCTTTCCCCAGCGGCCATTTATCTCATCCAGAACGCTCATCACCTTGTCCGCTATCACGGGTTGCGAATGGGCGAACAGGTCATCAGTGAATTCGCCGGGTTGTCGCAAATCCATCAGCAGCACTTCCGCCTTGCTGTATTTGTAGCCGGGACGGAAGAGACGATTGACCGCTTCGGTCGCAGCCTTCGTCATCAGCCGCACGTCGTTGGTCGGGTACGGCAACTCCACCAAGGCGCCATTCGCATATTTCGCTTCTTCGGGATTGAACATGCCGGTGCGTATGCTCACGCGGATCTTCTTGCACAGCGAGTTTTGCACTCGGAGTTTTTCCGCCGCACGCTGGGTATAGGTGGCGACGGCCTCCTTGATTGGCTCGATTTGTGTCAGCCGCATACCGAACATTCTGCTGCAGCAAATCTCCTGCTTCGGTGGGTCAGCTTCCCTAGTTCTAGACATGGTGTACCGGCCAGCTCGCGAGCAGTCTTCTCGATCACCACGCTGAATTTCTGGCGAAGCATCCACGGATCGGCTTTTGCCAAGTCCATCGCGGTCTTAATGCCCATCGTTTCCAGGTGAGCCTTCATCCGCTTGCCAATGCCCCAGACTTCGCCGACATCGGTGTTGCGCAGCGTCCAGTCCCGTTTGAACGGATCGCAGAGATCGACCACACCGCCGGTGATATCCAGCAGCCTTTTGGCGGTATGGTTTGCGAGCTTCGCCAGCGTCTTGGTGCCGGCAATACCCACCCCGACTGGAATGCCTGTGCGCTTGAGAAGGGTGGAGCGCATGTGCCTGCCGAACGCGGACAGATCTCCAGGCATGCCAGTCAAATCAGCAAATGCTTCATCAATGCTGTAGACCTCAAGTGCCGGCACCATCGATTCGATGATCGTCATGACGCGCTCGCTCATGTCACCGTACAGAGCGTAATTGCTGCTGAATGCCACCACTCCATGCCGGCGTAGATGGTCTTTGATCTGGAAGTACGGCTGGCCCATCTTCACGAAAGGCTTGGCGTCGTAGCTACGCGCGATCACACAGCCGTCGTTGTTGGACAGCACCACAATAGGTGTCTTGGCGAGGTCCGGTCTAAAGACTCGCTCGCAGCTCGCGTAAAACGAGTTGCAGTCGATCAGGGCGAAGACAGGCTCACGTGTTGTCATGATCGCGCACGCTGTATTTCACAACGCCCCAGATCACAAGCTCATCGCCTTCCATGACATGTCTCGCCGGATATCTTGGGTTCTCTGACACAAGCATCACGGCGTTCTCGCGCAGAAGCAGGCGCTTGCAGAACGGTTCCGAATTCAACGCGGCGATAACGATATCGCCACTGACCGCTTCGATGCTTCGATCGACGATCACCATATCCCCGGAATAGATACCCGCGCCTTGCATACTGTCTCCATCTATCTTTACCAGGTACACGTGCGGCGCCCGGATATCGAACAGCTCATCCAGGGAAATGTGCTTTTCGATATGATCAGCCGCAGGAGAGGGAAGCCCGCTGGTACCTTGGATGAATAAAGTGGCAGCTTCTTACCGCCAGTAGCGAGTGGGCCGAGGAGGGTGATGCTCATGATGCAAGCCTTAGGAGGTTAACTGTACATGCATACAGTTAACGATTTGGTTCGCTTGCGGTCAATCTCATAGGTACGACAATTCGACGGGTGACAGCATGTGCGGACGCTACTCGATCTACGAATCGATGGATCACTATCTTAAGGAGCTTGCGCCAAAGCAGTTGGTGATCAATGGCTATGACCTATGGCCAAAAGCACGGCGCTTTGACAGTTGAATCTTGGCTGAGCAAGTGATTTGGTGATTGAGTGAAAAAGAGCCCTATTAGGGCCTTTTTTTGAGGCTCTTATTTGGAGATTGCTGTTACCTGATCACTAATAAGCTGAGCCAAAATTCGCACAGGCTCCGTAAAACTCTGTCGAGACCTATGCACCAGCCCGATATCCCGGTGAAAGGTGTGTTGTCCCAAATCGATCGCTCGTACGCCTGCGGGCCATTCCTGCTGGAATTCCGTCTGTGGCACCAGCGCTATGCCTACACCTTTTTCAACCAGCTTGATGATGGCCTCCAGTTCATCCAGTTCGCAAACTTCCTGCAAGGTGAAATGCATCTGCCGCAGGAAACGATCGACCTGCCTGCCGCCGAAGGATGATCGGTCATAGCGAATGAATGGCTGGCTGGACAGCATTTCTGACCAGTCTTCTCCCTCTAGGTCACGTGGCACGATCAGTCGGTAGGGCTCTAGCGCCAATGTCGTCCAGCGCAGGTCACTTTGGAGGGAGAAGGGCGGGCGAATGATGACGGCCATGTCGATCTCGCCGGCGTCGACGAGGTTCACCATCTCCATTGAAAGGCCTGGTATGACACGTGTGCGGCACTGCGGACACTGTTTGTGAAACTTCGCAAGCGCATCGGGCAAATAGGAGCGCTGCACGGACGCGATCGCACCGATGTTGACCAGCACGCTGGGAGGCTCGCCCGGCGTTGTAGAGCCCAGATTGTCATAAAGTCTCAGCAGCTCCTGCGCCTGCAGAAGTATCTGGTGGCCCATTTTGTTGAGATGGGCAGAGCGTCCTTTCCTGTCGAAAATTTCGAACCCGAGCTCGGCTTCCAGGCGCTGGATTTGCGCGCTCACAGCGGCCTGAGTCAGGCCGATCTTGTTGCCAGCAGCGGCGAATGTGCCTTCCCGCGCCACAGCAATGAGTGTCTTCAGTTCTTTGATCATTCACAAATATTAATTGTGTTTCTAAGAAATATATATTGTTTTTTATGTTTGGCTTCCCGTCCTACGATGTTTCCCATCCCCGGCAAACGGCTTAATCCAGAGAGTCAATGACGGTGGAAATGTTCGCCAACCAACAAAAATATTTGGAGTACTGATGAGCCTCTCGCCATTCCACCTCGCAATCCCTGTTTACGACCTGGCTGCAGCTCGCACCTTTTACGGTGAGGTTTTTGGTCTTGAAGAAGGGCGCTCCAGCACGCAGTGGGTAGATTTCGATTTTTATGGTCACCAACTGGTGATTCACGAACATCCAATAACCGCTTCGCAGGAAAGCGTGCATAGCAATCCAGTTGACGGACACGATGTTCCAGTTCCGCACTTCGGCATCATTTTAGGTTGGGAACAGTGGGAAGCACTCGCCGAACGCCTGAAGTCGTTTGGTACTGAATTCGTGATTGAGCCGTACATTCGTTTCAAAGGCCAAGTGGGCGAGCAAGCCACCATGTTTTTGTTTGATCCGTGCGGCAACGCTCTTGAGTTCAAGGCTTTCAAGGATATGAGCCAGCTCTTCGCCAGATAACAACAGCCATGGCACAACGGCGTTGTGCCATTTGATCTCAAATGAGCTGGAAGCTCATGACTCTAGCAACTGCGAATAGACGCAGACCTTTCACTCCAACAAAAAGGCTAGACATGAAACGTATTCCCTTGGTGTGGCAAATCGTTGCCGGGCTGTTGCTTGGCGTGCTTGTCGGTTGGTACTTCAATACGCATCCGCATTATCAGACATGGGTGAGTTCGGAGATCCTCAAACCGCTCGGAGATATCTTCATCAAGATGATGAAGATGGTGGTTGTACCGATTGTGTTCTGTTGCATGATTCTGGGCATCGCAGGCGGTGGCGATAACAAATCGTTTGGCCGCATGGGGATAAAATCGCTGGGCTACTTTTTTGCAATTACGGCCTTGGCCATTGTCATCGGCTTATGTTTTGCCAACGTCTTCGAGCCGGGTACGGGCACCGACATTTCCGGTATTTCGCACGGTACCGCATCGATCGCTCTGGAGCCGTCCAAAGGCGCATTAGTAATCTTGCAGAACATCGTCCCTGACAATGTGCTGGTTGCCATGTCAGAAGCGAAGTTGCTGTCAGTACTGTTTTTTGCAGTGTTGCTGGGCCTGGCATTGAATGCTCTACCCGAAGACAAAAGCGCACCTTTCATTGCGATGATTCAGAGCCTTTCCGATGCGATGTTCAAGGTTGTTTCAATCGTCATGGCCTACGCACCGATCGGTGTGTTTGGAATGATCGGCGCGACCGTGGCGACGTTTGGTTTCGCCTCATTGTTGCCGTTGCTCAAGCTAATAGGGGTGGTGTATTTGGCGCTGATAGTTTTCGCGTTGGTGATACTCGGCGGCATTTGCTATTTGATTGGAGAAAACATTTTCAAGTTGATCCGGTACTTTCGCAATGAGCTGATTCTGGCGTTTTCGAGTGCCGCGTCAGCCGCCGTCATGCCGCAGTTGATGACGCGATTGGAGAACTACGGTGTACCGCGTCGGATCGTCAGTTTTGTGGTGCCGGTGGGTTATGCGTTCAACCTGGATGGCGCATCGATTTTTCTCGGTGTGGCGACGATTTTCGTGGCGCAGCTCTATGGCATCGATCTGACGTTATCGCAGCAGATTCTGTTAGTGGTAACGATGGTGCTGACTTCGAAGGGCGCTGCAGGGGTGCCGGGTTTTGCCATCATCATTTTGTCCGCGACATTGGCGTCTGCCGGATTGCCACTGGAAGGCGTGGCGTTGATTGCCGGCATTTTCAGGATCATCGACAGCGGCACCACTACGCTGAATGTGCTGGGTAATGCCATCGCACCGCTGGTGATTGCGAAGTGGGAAAGGGTGCAACTGGAACCTGCGCGGGCTCAACCAGCGTCTAGCGTCTAGTCGTTCATCCGATACTGAGCAAGGTCACTAGCCGACCGGACTGATCACAAGCAAGCGCCTGCTGGCATAGGGGCGGTTTTTTTAAGTTTTCAACTAGACGACCGGTCTATTCATTTGGAGTTTTTATGATTGATATTGCCGCAGACACCGACCTGTTTTCCCCATGACGATGGGGGCGATGCAACTGGCTAACCGAATTGTCATGGCGCCAGTGACTCGCAGTCGAATGGCTGACGACGGCGTGCCGAACGAAATGCATGCCACTTATTACGCCCAGCGGGCCAGCGCGGGCCTGATCATCGCCGAGGCCACGAACATTTCTGCTCAGGGGCGTGGCTATGCCATGACGCCCGGTATCTGGTCCGAGGAGCAGGTGGCAGGCTGGAAAAAGTCACTGACGCAGTGCATGCGGCCGGCGGGAAAATCGTCAGCCAGTTATGGCACGTAGGTCGCTTCTCCAGCGTTGAGTTGCAGCCAAACGGCGAAGCGCCGGTCGCGCCCTCAGCAATCAAGGCCGAAGGTACGACCTATACCAACAATGGCATGATCGAAGTGTCCATGCCTCGGGCGCTTGAGACTTCAGAGATCCCGGGGATCATCGAGCAGTACAGGCATGCGGCAGAAAATGCCAAGCGAGCCGGTTTCGACGGTGTGGAAGTCCATTCTGCCAACAGCTATCTGCTCGACCAGTTCCTGCGTGATTCCACCAACCAACGGACTGACCAGTACGGCGGCTCTATCGAAAATCGGACACGACTGACACTCGAAGTCACCGAAGCCGTGGTCGCAATTTGGGGCAGTGACCGGGTCGGCATCCGCCTTTCACCAGTAACTCCTGATGCAGGTAACACGCCTCCAGACAGCAACGTCATGGCGACCTACGGTCACCTCATTCAGCAGTTGAACAGATTCAACTTGGCCTATCTGCATTTCGTCGAAGGCGCGACAGCCACCTCTCGTACCGTTCCTGAAGGGGTGGATCTGGACGCGCTGAGTGCGCAGTTCGAAGGGCCGTACATTGGCAACAACAACTATGACCTGGAAATGGCGCGGGAGCGCAGGGCGCAAGGGCGGATTGATGCCGTGGCGTTTGGTCGATTGTTCATTGCCAACCCCGATTTGGTAGAGCGCCTGCGTCGGGGTCTCGAGCTGAGCATAGCGCCGCGCGAGAGTTATTACGGCGGAGGCGCCAAGGGCTACATCGATTGGCCAACGGCCAACTCCAATTAATTGGAGATTCCCTTTGCGTCAGTTCGGCGCGGGGAGGCTTCGTCGCGAAAAAATTTCGCCGCACAAGAGGTACTCAAATATGACTTATCTGCAAAACAAGGTTGCTATTGTCACTGGCGCGTCTTCCGGCATTGGCGCTGCCACCACCCGCGCGTTGGCCGCGCATGGCGCTCGCGTCGTGGCAGCAGCACTCGATCAGGCTGGGTTGGAAGCGTTTGTTGCCGAGCTGCGTGAGGCCGGGAGCGACGTGGTCGCTTTCACCACAGACGTTACCCATCTGGATCAAACCAAAGCGCTCGCGAAGTTTGCACAAGACACCTATGGCGCAGTGGACATCCTGGTCAACAACGCCGGCCTGATGCTTTTTTCCAACTGGGTCGATCTGGCCGTGCAGGATTG contains:
- a CDS encoding LysR family transcriptional regulator, with protein sequence MIKELKTLIAVAREGTFAAAGNKIGLTQAAVSAQIQRLEAELGFEIFDRKGRSAHLNKMGHQILLQAQELLRLYDNLGSTTPGEPPSVLVNIGAIASVQRSYLPDALAKFHKQCPQCRTRVIPGLSMEMVNLVDAGEIDMAVIIRPPFSLQSDLRWTTLALEPYRLIVPRDLEGEDWSEMLSSQPFIRYDRSSFGGRQVDRFLRQMHFTLQEVCELDELEAIIKLVEKGVGIALVPQTEFQQEWPAGVRAIDLGQHTFHRDIGLVHRSRQSFTEPVRILAQLISDQVTAISK
- a CDS encoding cation:dicarboxylase symporter family transporter, whose protein sequence is MKRIPLVWQIVAGLLLGVLVGWYFNTHPHYQTWVSSEILKPLGDIFIKMMKMVVVPIVFCCMILGIAGGGDNKSFGRMGIKSLGYFFAITALAIVIGLCFANVFEPGTGTDISGISHGTASIALEPSKGALVILQNIVPDNVLVAMSEAKLLSVLFFAVLLGLALNALPEDKSAPFIAMIQSLSDAMFKVVSIVMAYAPIGVFGMIGATVATFGFASLLPLLKLIGVVYLALIVFALVILGGICYLIGENIFKLIRYFRNELILAFSSAASAAVMPQLMTRLENYGVPRRIVSFVVPVGYAFNLDGASIFLGVATIFVAQLYGIDLTLSQQILLVVTMVLTSKGAAGVPGFAIIILSATLASAGLPLEGVALIAGIFRIIDSGTTTLNVLGNAIAPLVIAKWERVQLEPARAQPASSV
- a CDS encoding VOC family protein → MSLSPFHLAIPVYDLAAARTFYGEVFGLEEGRSSTQWVDFDFYGHQLVIHEHPITASQESVHSNPVDGHDVPVPHFGIILGWEQWEALAERLKSFGTEFVIEPYIRFKGQVGEQATMFLFDPCGNALEFKAFKDMSQLFAR